Proteins encoded within one genomic window of Streptomyces kaniharaensis:
- a CDS encoding ABC transporter ATP-binding protein, whose protein sequence is MSTAPALDARLRVDRAAFTLDLALTAAPGEVIALLGPNGAGKSTALRALAGLLPLTGGHLRLDGRLLADPRRHLHTPAEERPVGVVFQDYLLFPHLSALDNVAFGPRCQGRPRRAARAEAAAWLERMGLADHAGARPGSLSGGQAQRVALARALAVRPRLLLLDEPLAALDARTRLDVRSQLRRHLTEFEAVAVLVTHDPLDAMVLADRLVVIEGGREVQSGTPAEIARRPRTDYIARLVGLNLYQGQAEGRRVTLADGTALATTEELSGPAFVAFPPSAVTLHRERPDSSARNVWEAKVTGLDLHGDQVRADLTGDLPMTADVTPAAVAELDLAPGTTVWASVKAAQTHAYPA, encoded by the coding sequence ATGAGCACCGCCCCCGCCCTCGACGCCCGGCTCCGGGTGGACCGCGCCGCGTTCACGCTCGACCTCGCGCTCACCGCCGCGCCCGGCGAGGTGATCGCCCTGCTCGGCCCGAACGGCGCCGGCAAGTCCACCGCCCTGCGCGCCCTCGCCGGGCTGCTCCCGCTCACCGGCGGCCACCTGCGCCTGGACGGCCGGCTCCTGGCGGACCCGCGCCGGCACCTTCACACCCCCGCCGAGGAGCGCCCCGTCGGCGTGGTGTTCCAGGACTACCTGCTCTTCCCCCACCTCAGCGCGCTCGACAACGTCGCCTTCGGCCCGCGCTGCCAGGGCCGCCCCAGGCGCGCCGCCCGGGCCGAGGCCGCCGCCTGGCTGGAGCGGATGGGCCTGGCCGACCACGCCGGCGCCCGCCCCGGCAGCCTCTCCGGCGGCCAGGCGCAGCGGGTGGCCCTCGCCCGGGCCCTGGCCGTCCGCCCCCGGCTGCTCCTGCTGGACGAGCCGCTCGCCGCCCTGGACGCCCGGACCCGCCTCGACGTGCGTTCCCAACTCCGGCGCCACCTCACCGAGTTCGAGGCGGTGGCGGTGCTGGTCACGCACGACCCGCTGGACGCCATGGTGCTGGCCGACCGGCTGGTGGTGATCGAGGGCGGCCGCGAGGTGCAGTCCGGCACCCCGGCGGAGATCGCCCGGCGGCCGCGCACCGACTACATCGCCCGCCTGGTCGGCCTCAACCTGTACCAGGGGCAGGCCGAAGGCCGCCGGGTCACGCTGGCGGACGGCACGGCACTGGCCACCACCGAAGAGCTGTCCGGCCCGGCGTTCGTCGCCTTCCCGCCGTCCGCGGTGACGCTGCACCGGGAGCGGCCCGACTCCAGCGCGCGCAACGTGTGGGAGGCCAAGGTCACCGGCCTGGACCTGCACGGCGACCAGGTCCGCGCCGATCTCACCGGCGACCTGCCGATGACCGCGGACGTCACCCCGGCCGCCGTCGCGGAGCTCGACCTGGCGCCCGGCACGACGGTGTGGGCGTCCGTCAAGGCCGCCCAGACGCACGCCTATCCGGCCTGA